In a single window of the Acidobacteriota bacterium genome:
- the hslV gene encoding ATP-dependent protease subunit HslV, protein MVHATTILTVRHQDRVVMAGDGQVTLGQTVVKHGARKIRRLYNDRVLAGFAGSAADSFALFSRFEAKLDQYRGNLERSAVELAKDWRTDRALRRLEAMLTVADQKSTFLLSGTGDLIEPDDGIVGIGAGGMYAVAAARALARNTSFDARKIAEIAMALTAEICIYTNNQFTIEELTINPQQPVATT, encoded by the coding sequence ATGGTTCACGCGACGACGATTCTCACGGTCCGTCACCAGGACCGCGTGGTGATGGCCGGCGACGGCCAGGTGACCCTCGGCCAGACGGTGGTCAAGCACGGCGCACGCAAGATCCGCCGTCTCTACAACGACCGCGTGCTCGCCGGGTTTGCCGGTTCGGCCGCCGATTCGTTCGCCCTGTTTTCCCGCTTCGAAGCCAAGCTCGATCAGTATCGCGGCAACCTCGAACGTTCAGCCGTCGAGCTGGCGAAAGACTGGCGCACCGACCGGGCGCTCCGGCGCCTGGAGGCGATGCTGACGGTCGCGGATCAGAAATCAACATTTCTCCTGTCCGGCACCGGCGATCTGATCGAGCCGGACGATGGCATCGTGGGCATCGGAGCGGGCGGGATGTATGCGGTGGCGGCGGCAAGGGCGCTCGCACGCAACACGTCGTTTGACGCCAGAAAAATCGCAGAGATCGCGATGGCGCTGACCGCCGAAATCTGCATCTACACGAACAACCAGTTCACGATCGAAGAGTTGACCATCAATCCCCAGCAGCCGGTCGCGACGACCTAG
- a CDS encoding RNA polymerase sigma factor translates to MTVTDEELVARSVAGDTDSFDQLILRWERPIYALAYRQIGREDDARDVCQEAFLRAFRALPGFKGQAKFSSWLYRITLNLCRDWMRRQRRAPFVQVPEGMDVSDLAAAEASPSESIEDVIDRKDLSRHIARAMQTLPEEQRSTILLKEYHDLTFQEIAELQGCPLSTVKTRLYQGLTVLRRELERCGAVTATLVGGRS, encoded by the coding sequence ATGACGGTAACTGACGAGGAACTGGTCGCACGCAGCGTTGCGGGCGACACGGACAGCTTCGACCAGCTCATCCTTCGCTGGGAGCGGCCGATCTACGCCCTGGCGTACCGGCAGATCGGTCGCGAGGACGATGCGCGGGACGTGTGCCAGGAGGCGTTTCTCCGGGCTTTCCGTGCGCTGCCCGGTTTCAAGGGCCAGGCGAAATTCTCGTCGTGGCTCTACCGCATCACGCTGAATCTCTGCCGCGACTGGATGCGACGCCAGCGGCGCGCGCCGTTCGTGCAGGTGCCGGAGGGCATGGATGTCTCCGATTTGGCGGCGGCCGAGGCCAGCCCGTCCGAATCGATCGAAGACGTGATCGACCGCAAAGATCTCAGCCGGCACATCGCGAGGGCGATGCAGACTCTGCCGGAAGAGCAGCGCTCAACGATTCTGTTGAAGGAGTATCACGACCTGACGTTTCAGGAAATTGCCGAACTGCAGGGATGTCCGCTGAGCACCGTCAAGACGCGCTTGTACCAGGGGCTGACGGTGCTTCGGCGGGAACTCGAGCGGTGCGGTGCGGTGACAGCGACCCTGGTGGGTGGACGATCATGA
- a CDS encoding zf-HC2 domain-containing protein, protein MSDRRFCGNVDVLMSYLYEEDDSLERQAFETHLAGCEACAGEVSAMRAVRGGLAAWAPPETVLDFRIVREPESRPRRFAWVSIPQMPAWAQFAAASLVVGVAVGISGLEVRYDQQGWTVRAGWSKQVSAQTAVAAPSGVQQASTATDAPWRAELAAFEQKLRTERRPADAGGSDPGVRQASNAGPRQPMSDQAFMARVRELIDASETRQQREMAVRISQVMRDFDTQRRTDLTRVVNGMGALEGRTGAAVAEQRELLNYLVRVSQKQQ, encoded by the coding sequence ATGAGCGACCGACGATTCTGCGGCAATGTTGATGTGCTGATGTCGTACCTCTACGAAGAGGACGACAGCCTCGAACGCCAGGCGTTTGAAACGCACCTGGCCGGTTGTGAGGCCTGCGCCGGGGAAGTGAGCGCGATGCGGGCCGTGCGCGGCGGTCTGGCCGCGTGGGCGCCCCCAGAAACGGTGCTCGACTTCCGCATCGTGCGCGAGCCGGAATCAAGGCCCAGACGCTTTGCCTGGGTTTCGATTCCCCAGATGCCGGCATGGGCACAGTTTGCGGCCGCCTCGCTGGTAGTGGGCGTGGCTGTCGGGATCTCCGGGTTGGAGGTTCGCTACGACCAGCAGGGATGGACCGTGCGCGCCGGCTGGAGCAAACAGGTGTCCGCGCAGACGGCGGTCGCTGCTCCGTCGGGCGTGCAGCAGGCCTCGACGGCAACCGACGCGCCGTGGCGCGCGGAGCTGGCGGCGTTTGAACAGAAGCTGCGGACCGAACGTCGCCCGGCTGATGCCGGTGGGAGCGACCCGGGCGTACGGCAGGCGTCGAATGCTGGTCCGAGGCAGCCGATGAGCGACCAGGCATTCATGGCGCGTGTGCGCGAGTTGATCGACGCGAGCGAGACGCGGCAGCAGCGCGAGATGGCCGTGCGGATTTCGCAGGTGATGCGCGACTTCGACACGCAGCGCCGCACGGATCTGACCCGGGTGGTCAACGGAATGGGGGCGCTCGAAGGACGGACCGGCGCCGCCGTCGCGGAGCAGCGCGAACTGCTCAACTACCTCGTGCGGGTCTCGCAGAAACAGCAGTAG
- a CDS encoding amino acid permease, whose protein sequence is MSDTVKQSAGTTRTTIYNAGVSQTSTNPHTLERRLGPFDAAAIVISNVIGVGIFTSPGYIAQIVAHPVGIISVWLIGGLLAFAGAMAYAELAALRPRSGGEYVYLREAYGPIAGFLTGWTSFVAGFTGAIALGALAVSEYIARFVPAAKDPTPIVSLPLGLVTLTLSPRTIVATAAIVALTLIHVRGLGPGRIVQNVLAAGKVGALLLLVALGLAVGRGSVPHAEAGQAIFSMNWLAALIPVMFSYSGWNAAAYVAEEIRDPGRNVPRALALGTAAVVVLYLGVNALYLYALPVQEIAHPTGGQGDLAVAIAATTRLLGPGAADVLAAVVVVVLLASISAMTIAGPRVYFAMAQDGAFFPAAARVHPRFKTPAVAIAAQAIWSVILVLSGNPLKLIYYTGFAVVLFSGLAVSALFVLRVRYPNEPRPFKAWGYPVAPAIFVVASLIILINHIRTYTADSLSGMALMAAGIPLYFVFKATKRRQTSRENL, encoded by the coding sequence ATGAGCGACACCGTCAAGCAGAGCGCCGGAACAACGCGGACCACCATATATAATGCGGGCGTGTCTCAGACATCAACCAACCCACACACGCTTGAACGCCGACTCGGTCCCTTCGATGCCGCCGCCATCGTCATCTCGAACGTGATCGGCGTCGGCATCTTTACCAGTCCCGGCTACATCGCCCAGATTGTAGCGCATCCGGTCGGGATCATATCGGTTTGGCTGATTGGCGGCCTTCTGGCATTTGCCGGGGCCATGGCGTACGCCGAACTCGCGGCCCTGCGGCCCCGATCGGGCGGCGAGTACGTGTACCTGCGCGAAGCCTACGGTCCCATTGCTGGATTCCTGACCGGGTGGACGTCGTTTGTCGCCGGGTTCACGGGAGCGATTGCGCTTGGCGCCCTCGCCGTCAGCGAATACATCGCCCGCTTCGTCCCTGCGGCCAAGGACCCGACGCCGATCGTCTCATTGCCGCTCGGGCTCGTCACCTTGACACTGTCCCCCCGAACCATTGTGGCGACCGCCGCGATCGTGGCGTTGACCTTGATCCATGTCCGCGGGCTCGGGCCAGGCCGCATCGTGCAGAACGTGCTGGCGGCTGGAAAGGTCGGCGCGCTGCTCCTGCTAGTCGCGCTCGGGCTCGCGGTGGGGCGCGGGTCGGTGCCGCACGCGGAAGCCGGGCAGGCCATCTTCTCGATGAACTGGCTGGCGGCACTGATTCCGGTCATGTTCAGCTACAGCGGGTGGAACGCAGCGGCGTATGTCGCCGAGGAGATTCGGGATCCGGGCCGAAACGTACCGCGCGCCCTGGCCCTTGGGACCGCTGCCGTTGTGGTCCTGTATCTGGGCGTGAACGCGCTGTACCTCTACGCGCTGCCGGTCCAGGAAATTGCGCACCCGACCGGCGGACAAGGCGATCTCGCGGTGGCAATCGCGGCGACGACCCGGTTGCTCGGTCCGGGTGCAGCCGATGTGCTGGCGGCCGTCGTGGTCGTGGTGCTGCTTGCGAGCATCAGCGCCATGACCATTGCCGGGCCGCGCGTGTACTTCGCGATGGCTCAGGACGGCGCGTTCTTTCCGGCGGCCGCACGCGTGCATCCGCGCTTCAAGACTCCGGCGGTCGCGATCGCGGCGCAGGCGATCTGGAGCGTGATTCTGGTGTTGTCGGGCAACCCGCTGAAGCTGATCTACTACACCGGCTTTGCCGTCGTGCTCTTCTCAGGCCTCGCCGTCAGCGCGCTCTTCGTCCTTCGTGTCCGCTACCCGAACGAGCCGAGGCCGTTCAAAGCCTGGGGGTATCCGGTGGCGCCGGCGATCTTTGTAGTCGCGAGCCTGATCATCCTGATCAATCACATCAGGACCTACACCGCCGACTCGCTGTCGGGGATGGCACTCATGGCGGCCGGCATCCCGCTCTACTTCGTGTTCAAGGCGACGAAGCGACGACAAACGAGCAGGGAGAACCTGTGA
- the hslU gene encoding ATP-dependent protease ATPase subunit HslU, with product MPIYLPSSLSPFGSAMTPRQIVAELDKYVVGQHQAKRAVAIALRNRLRRQLLPKDLADEVTPKNILMIGPTGVGKTEIARRLARLAQSPFLKVEASRFTEVGYVGRDVESMIRDLAEIAVGMVRDERYRDVQAMAEERAEERLLDLLLPPRPPTPGDDAAAKNEHAGQTREWLRTQLRDGKLNDRTVELELREQSMPMMQVVGGSSMEEIGLNLKDMLPGLFQGRNRSSTMKVPDARAHLIQEEQQKLVDMETVARTAIERVEQSGIIFVDEIDKIAGREGGQGPDVSREGVQRDILPIVEGTTVNTKHGMVRTDHILFIAAGAFHVSKPSDLIPELQGRFPIRVELEPLGRDEFVRILREPRHALITQYVALLATEGLTLAFTDDAIERIAELAAMVNERTENIGARRLHTVMEKLLDVISFEGPDRVEKSITIDAGYVDHMLGEIVKNEDLSRYIL from the coding sequence ATGCCCATTTACCTGCCGTCATCGCTCAGTCCCTTCGGGTCGGCCATGACCCCGCGCCAAATCGTCGCCGAACTCGACAAGTACGTCGTCGGACAGCACCAGGCGAAACGCGCCGTGGCGATTGCGCTGAGGAACCGGCTCCGGCGCCAGCTTCTGCCGAAGGATCTGGCCGACGAGGTGACGCCGAAGAACATCCTCATGATTGGCCCGACCGGCGTGGGCAAGACCGAGATTGCGCGGCGACTGGCGCGGCTGGCGCAGTCGCCGTTTCTCAAGGTCGAGGCCTCGCGGTTCACCGAGGTCGGCTACGTCGGGCGCGACGTCGAGTCGATGATCCGCGACCTGGCGGAGATTGCGGTCGGCATGGTGCGCGACGAGCGCTACCGCGACGTGCAGGCGATGGCCGAAGAGCGCGCCGAGGAACGACTGCTGGACCTGCTGTTGCCGCCCCGTCCTCCGACGCCCGGCGACGACGCGGCGGCGAAAAACGAACACGCGGGCCAGACGCGCGAGTGGCTGCGGACGCAGTTGCGGGATGGCAAGCTCAACGATCGCACCGTCGAGTTGGAGTTGCGCGAGCAGAGCATGCCGATGATGCAGGTGGTCGGCGGTTCGTCGATGGAGGAAATCGGTCTCAATCTCAAGGATATGCTGCCGGGCCTGTTCCAGGGACGCAACCGCAGCAGCACGATGAAGGTGCCGGACGCGCGGGCGCACCTCATCCAGGAGGAGCAGCAGAAACTGGTGGACATGGAGACGGTGGCGCGCACTGCCATCGAACGTGTCGAGCAGAGCGGCATCATCTTCGTTGATGAGATCGACAAGATCGCCGGGCGCGAGGGTGGCCAAGGCCCGGATGTCAGCCGCGAGGGCGTGCAGCGCGACATCCTGCCCATCGTGGAAGGCACCACCGTCAACACCAAGCACGGCATGGTGCGGACCGATCACATCCTGTTTATCGCGGCCGGAGCCTTCCATGTTTCGAAGCCGTCCGACCTGATTCCGGAACTGCAGGGCCGGTTCCCGATCCGTGTGGAACTCGAACCGCTCGGCCGCGACGAGTTCGTCCGGATTCTGCGCGAACCGCGCCATGCGCTCATTACCCAGTACGTGGCGCTGTTGGCCACCGAGGGCCTGACCCTTGCGTTCACCGATGACGCGATCGAGCGCATCGCGGAACTGGCGGCGATGGTCAACGAGCGGACCGAGAACATCGGCGCCCGCCGGCTCCACACCGTGATGGAGAAACTGCTCGACGTCATTTCGTTTGAAGGGCCCGACCGCGTGGAGAAATCGATTACGATTGATGCCGGATACGTTGACCATATGCTCGGGGAAATCGTGAAGAACGAGGATCTGAGCCGGTACATCCTGTGA
- a CDS encoding acyl-CoA carboxylase subunit beta, with the protein MKESLEKLAALERQAELGGGEERLRRQHEAGKLTARERILELFDPGTFEELDKLVTHRCRDFGMQEQVIPGDGVVSGHGIVEGRSVYAFAQDFTVFGGSLSETNAEKICKVMDLAVRMGAPIVGLNDSGGARIQEGVMSLGGYADIFLRNTLASGVVPQISAIMGPCAGGAVYSPAITDFNIMVKGTSYMFVTGPDVIRTVTHEDVTKEELGGAMTHNEKSGVAHFAVENDRECIALIRELLGFLPANNLDDAPRGPLTDSSTREDESLDTLVPASPYQPYDMLDLIHTIVDDGYFLEVHRYFAQNIIVGFARMGGRSVGIVANQPAHLAGTLDIDASVKGARFVRFCDAFNIPLVTLEDVPGFLPGTVQEFGGIIRHGAKLLYAFAEATVPKVTIITRKAYGGAYCVMSSKHLRTDFNYAWPMAEIAVMGPEGAVNILYRRELEHSADAPARRAEKTAEFRDTFANPYISAARGFVDEVIQPRTTRRKIISALEACANKREKNPPKKHGNIPL; encoded by the coding sequence GTGAAGGAGTCCCTCGAAAAACTGGCGGCGCTCGAGCGACAGGCCGAACTCGGCGGCGGCGAGGAGCGACTGAGGCGGCAGCACGAGGCGGGGAAGTTGACCGCGCGCGAGCGGATACTGGAGCTGTTCGACCCGGGGACCTTTGAAGAACTCGACAAGCTGGTCACGCATCGCTGCCGGGACTTCGGGATGCAGGAGCAGGTGATTCCCGGCGACGGCGTCGTCTCAGGACACGGAATAGTCGAGGGGCGTTCCGTCTATGCGTTCGCGCAGGACTTTACCGTCTTCGGCGGATCGCTGTCGGAAACCAACGCCGAGAAAATCTGCAAGGTGATGGACCTGGCGGTCCGGATGGGCGCACCCATCGTCGGGCTCAACGACTCGGGTGGCGCGCGGATCCAGGAGGGCGTGATGTCGCTTGGCGGCTACGCCGACATTTTCCTGCGCAACACGCTGGCGTCAGGGGTGGTGCCGCAGATCTCGGCCATCATGGGCCCGTGCGCCGGCGGCGCGGTGTACTCGCCCGCTATCACCGACTTCAACATCATGGTCAAGGGCACGAGCTACATGTTCGTGACCGGGCCGGACGTCATCAGGACGGTGACCCACGAGGACGTCACCAAGGAAGAGCTTGGCGGCGCAATGACGCATAACGAGAAGAGCGGCGTCGCGCATTTTGCCGTAGAGAACGATCGCGAGTGCATCGCGCTCATCCGGGAGCTGCTCGGGTTTCTGCCCGCCAACAATCTGGACGATGCGCCGCGCGGTCCGCTGACCGATTCGTCGACCCGCGAGGACGAATCGCTCGACACGCTGGTGCCGGCCTCACCGTACCAGCCCTACGACATGCTGGACCTGATCCACACGATCGTCGATGACGGGTACTTCCTCGAAGTGCATCGGTATTTTGCGCAGAACATCATTGTCGGGTTCGCGAGAATGGGAGGGCGGTCGGTCGGGATCGTGGCCAACCAGCCGGCGCATCTGGCCGGCACGCTCGACATCGATGCGTCGGTCAAGGGCGCGCGGTTCGTGCGCTTCTGCGATGCGTTCAACATTCCCCTGGTGACGCTCGAAGATGTGCCTGGATTCCTGCCAGGGACCGTGCAGGAATTCGGCGGCATCATCCGCCACGGCGCGAAGCTGCTCTACGCATTTGCCGAGGCGACGGTGCCGAAGGTCACGATCATCACGCGCAAGGCGTACGGCGGTGCCTACTGCGTGATGTCGAGCAAGCACCTCCGCACCGACTTCAACTATGCGTGGCCGATGGCGGAAATTGCGGTGATGGGTCCCGAGGGCGCGGTGAACATCCTCTACCGGCGCGAACTGGAGCATTCGGCCGATGCGCCGGCCCGACGTGCAGAGAAGACGGCCGAGTTCCGCGACACGTTTGCCAATCCCTATATCTCTGCGGCGCGCGGGTTTGTCGACGAGGTGATCCAGCCGCGGACGACGCGGCGCAAAATCATCTCGGCGCTCGAGGCCTGCGCGAACAAGCGCGAGAAGAACCCGCCCAAGAAGCACGGCAACATCCCGCTGTAG
- a CDS encoding fumarylacetoacetate hydrolase family protein produces the protein MDRIYRILWKGEPRHAIERDGILRLVAGDLFGRYTLGDRIAEGEAGAFAPAVPLLAPIEPTKIVAIGLNYKDHAAEQGKPLPKEPMLFLKPSTAVVGPGESIQLPPGVGRVDHEAEMGIVIGRRATRVSASDASGYMLGVTCSNDVTARDMQNRGYQYSHVKGFDTFAALGPCIAVGLDPADLAVEGWVNGTKRQGSRTNQLVFSAAELIEYISAIMTLLPGDVISTGTPSGIGPLVDGDTVTIKVEGVGELTNPVRARLGARVKGAKA, from the coding sequence ATGGATCGGATCTACCGGATTCTGTGGAAGGGTGAACCCCGGCACGCCATTGAGCGGGACGGCATCCTGAGGCTGGTGGCCGGCGATCTGTTCGGGCGCTACACGCTCGGGGATCGCATTGCCGAGGGGGAGGCGGGTGCGTTTGCTCCGGCCGTGCCGTTGCTCGCGCCGATCGAACCGACCAAGATCGTCGCGATCGGTCTGAACTACAAGGACCATGCAGCCGAGCAGGGCAAGCCGCTGCCCAAGGAGCCGATGCTGTTTCTGAAACCGTCGACCGCCGTCGTTGGCCCGGGCGAGTCGATCCAGTTGCCACCCGGAGTCGGGCGCGTCGATCACGAGGCGGAGATGGGCATCGTGATTGGACGGCGGGCCACCCGCGTCAGCGCCTCTGACGCCAGCGGGTACATGCTCGGCGTGACCTGTTCGAACGACGTCACCGCGCGCGACATGCAGAACCGCGGGTACCAGTACTCGCACGTCAAGGGGTTCGACACGTTTGCCGCACTCGGGCCGTGCATTGCCGTCGGACTCGATCCGGCCGATCTCGCCGTCGAAGGCTGGGTCAACGGCACGAAGCGTCAGGGCTCGCGCACCAACCAACTGGTGTTCTCGGCGGCCGAGTTGATTGAGTACATCAGCGCCATCATGACGCTGCTGCCCGGTGACGTGATCTCCACCGGCACGCCATCCGGTATCGGGCCGCTCGTTGACGGCGACACGGTCACCATCAAGGTCGAGGGCGTTGGGGAGCTGACCAATCCGGTCAGGGCCAGGCTAGGGGCGCGAGTCAAAGGAGCGAAGGCGTGA
- a CDS encoding PEGA domain-containing protein: MTRLNFGVIILVVAALLLAVPSAVVFAQGNPKATGAGGGGGERGTPTPGLSTAGSGGPTGAAVPSGGGGMASPSGGSSGGNWNGGSSGTSGSSGGSPTYGDTGRTANSREPRSGTAPTTQVSPWFSRPRGNNPATGTATVRTTPAAGTGSQGFGGSNGEYSPYGPYYGYYPGYYGNNGYYGNYGWGFQPFGWGGLGLGYSYYYDPFWSGYGGYSGYGGEYGGGYGWSTGSGYASQQRLTGSIRLKVKPAQATVYVDGYYSGRVDDFDGIFQKLRLDPGPHKIEISAPGFKSISFEVNIRAGENINFQGELEIIK, encoded by the coding sequence ATGACTCGGCTCAATTTCGGCGTCATCATCCTGGTTGTGGCAGCGCTGCTGCTCGCCGTGCCGTCGGCCGTCGTGTTCGCGCAGGGCAACCCCAAAGCAACAGGGGCTGGCGGCGGCGGCGGCGAGCGTGGCACGCCAACACCGGGCCTATCCACGGCCGGTTCGGGTGGACCTACTGGCGCAGCTGTCCCGAGCGGCGGTGGAGGGATGGCGTCGCCGTCTGGCGGCTCCAGTGGTGGGAACTGGAACGGCGGCAGCAGCGGCACGTCGGGATCCTCTGGCGGCTCGCCGACCTATGGCGACACTGGTCGTACCGCGAACTCGCGCGAGCCACGTTCGGGCACGGCTCCCACGACCCAGGTCTCACCCTGGTTCTCCCGGCCGCGTGGGAATAACCCGGCGACCGGCACGGCAACCGTGCGCACGACGCCTGCCGCGGGAACGGGCAGCCAGGGGTTCGGCGGATCCAATGGTGAGTACTCGCCGTATGGACCGTATTACGGGTACTACCCAGGCTACTACGGGAACAATGGCTACTACGGAAACTACGGCTGGGGCTTCCAGCCGTTTGGGTGGGGCGGCCTTGGCCTCGGCTACTCGTATTACTACGACCCATTCTGGTCGGGGTACGGCGGATACTCGGGGTATGGCGGCGAATACGGCGGGGGATACGGTTGGAGCACGGGTAGCGGGTACGCCTCCCAGCAGCGCCTGACAGGCAGCATCAGGCTCAAAGTGAAACCGGCGCAGGCGACCGTGTACGTCGACGGCTACTACTCGGGACGGGTGGACGATTTCGACGGCATCTTCCAGAAGCTGCGGCTCGATCCGGGGCCCCACAAGATCGAGATTTCGGCGCCGGGGTTCAAGTCGATCTCGTTCGAGGTGAACATCCGCGCGGGCGAGAACATCAACTTCCAAGGCGAGCTCGAGATCATCAAGTAG
- a CDS encoding protein-L-isoaspartate(D-aspartate) O-methyltransferase: MAAPTPPSRDPQRPPIQDDFTRARLAMVAEQIAERGVADARVLAAMREVPRHLFIAERDRANAYIDAPLGLGHGQTISQPYIVALMTELARPRPTDRALEIGTGSGYQAAVLSRLVDRVFSIEIIAALADTARERLTTLGYRNVTVRQGDGYLGWPDQAPFDIILVTAAPDDIPPALVGQLRPGGRLVIPVGPVGAVQDLVVVEKDVAGSLTKRSVIPVRFVPMVKK; encoded by the coding sequence ATGGCCGCACCGACTCCGCCATCCCGTGACCCGCAGCGACCGCCCATTCAGGACGACTTCACCCGCGCGCGGCTGGCCATGGTCGCCGAGCAGATTGCCGAGCGCGGTGTTGCTGACGCGCGGGTGCTCGCGGCGATGCGCGAGGTGCCGCGTCACCTGTTTATCGCGGAGCGCGATCGCGCCAACGCCTACATCGACGCGCCGCTCGGCCTCGGTCACGGACAGACCATCTCGCAGCCGTACATCGTCGCCCTGATGACGGAACTGGCCCGCCCGCGCCCGACGGATCGGGCACTCGAAATCGGAACGGGCTCAGGCTACCAGGCCGCCGTGCTGTCCAGGCTGGTCGATCGGGTGTTCAGCATCGAGATCATCGCGGCTCTGGCCGACACGGCGCGGGAGCGGCTGACCACATTGGGATATCGGAACGTCACCGTCCGTCAGGGCGACGGCTACCTGGGATGGCCCGACCAGGCCCCCTTCGACATCATCCTCGTCACGGCGGCACCCGACGACATCCCGCCTGCGCTCGTTGGACAATTGCGCCCGGGTGGACGACTGGTGATTCCGGTCGGGCCCGTGGGGGCGGTTCAGGATCTCGTGGTGGTCGAGAAGGACGTTGCCGGCTCGCTCACGAAACGCAGCGTCATTCCAGTGCGCTTTGTGCCGATGGTGAAGAAGTAG